In the Carassius gibelio isolate Cgi1373 ecotype wild population from Czech Republic chromosome B24, carGib1.2-hapl.c, whole genome shotgun sequence genome, one interval contains:
- the LOC128012990 gene encoding vesicle-associated membrane protein-associated protein A — protein MSKLEQILILDPPGDLRFRGPFTDVVTANLKLRNPSDRRVCFKVKTTAPRRYCVRPNSGVIDPGSAVTVSVMLQPFEYDPNEKSKHKFMVQTIFAPSGASDLEALWKDARPDDLMDSKLRCVFEMPSDNEKTNELESTKAPSALNASKDGASGARAGSLSTDDTEMRKLMEESKRLQTEVGKLLDENRQLKDEGLRMRKVNQLDSSVSRSSAVMQSKEPSTRSLPSLLVVIAAIFIGFFLGKFVL, from the exons ATGTCCAAACTGGAGCAGATTCTGATCCTCGACCCACCGGGGGACCTCCGCTTCAGAG GACCCTTCACTGATGTGGTGACCGCTAACCTGAAGCTGAGGAACCCGTCCGACAGAAGAGTATGCTTCAAAGTGAAGACCACAGCTCCTCGCCGTTACTGTGTGCGGCCCAACAGCGGCGTGATCGACCCCGGCTCCGCCGTCACCGTCTCCG TCATGCTGCAGCCCTTTGAGTACGACCCGAACGAGAAGAGCAAGCACAAGTTCATGGTGCAGACCATCTTCGCTCCGTCCGGCGCCAGCGACCTGGAAGCCCTG TGGAAAGATGCCAGACCGGACGACCTGATGGACTCCAAGCTGCGCTGCGTGTTTGAGATGCCCTCAGACAACGAGAAgacg AACGAGCTGGAGTCCACCAAAGCCCCGTCTGCTCTGAACGCCTCGAAGGATGGAGCGTCAGGAGCCAGAGCCGGAAGTCTGTCCACGGACGACACCGAGATGAGGAAGCTGATGGAGGAGAGCAAGAGACTGCAGACGGAGGTCGGGAAGCTGCTGGACGAGAACCGGCAACTCAAG GACGAAGGGCTGAGGATGAGGAAGGTCAATCAGTTGGACAGCTCTGTGTCCAGGTCTTCGGCGGTGATGCAGAGTAAAGAGCCGTCCACCAGATCTCTGCCGTCTCTGCTGGTGGTCATCGCTGCCATCTTCATCGGGTTCTTCCTCGGGAAGTTTGTCTTGTAG